Within the Flexivirga oryzae genome, the region CAAGGGCGGCGCGATCAAACGCTTCACCGAGCACCTCAACCCTCGCGGTGCCACGGTCGTCGCGCTCGAAAAGCCCACCGAACGCGAGCAGTCCGCGTGGTACTTCCAGCGGTACGTCACCCACCTGCCGTCAGCCGGTGAGATCGTCTTCTTCGACCGCTCCTGGTACAACCGGGCCGGCGTCGAGCGCGTCATGGGCTACTGCACCAACAGTCAGTACGACGAATTCATGCGCTCCTGCCCGCACCTGGAGCAGATGTGGGTCAACAGCGGCATCCGGCTGATCAAGTTCTGGTTCTCCGTCGGCCGCCAGGAGCAGATCACCCGGTTCGACCGCCGCGCCACCGACCCGGTCAAACAGTGGAAACTCAGCCCGACCGACCTCGCCAGCCTGGACAAGTGGAACGCCTACACCCAGGCCAAGGAGGCGATGTTCGAGCACACCGACACCGCGTGGGCACCGTGGACCGTGATCAAGTCCAACGACAAGAAGCGCGGTCGCATCGAGGCGATCCGGTACGTGCTCGACACCCTCCCCTACCCGGGCAAGGATCGCGCCGTGATCGGCTACCCCGACCCCAAGGTCGTCGGCTCGGCCAAACAGATCCTCGACGAGGGCGAGGACGGCTTCCAGGGCGGCTACCGCTCGGGCCGCTGAAAGCTTCAACCCGTTGGCAGACCACGATGGAGGTATGACGACAGCCGCTCCCGACACTGCGCTCACCCCGGGAGGCCGCGCCCGTCACCGGCGCGCGTTCTGGCTGATCGCCGTCGCCTTCGCGGCCACCATGTCCTTCACAACCGTGCCGACACCGATGTACGGGCTCTACCAGGCCCGCGACGGTTTCCCGACCCTGATGATCACAGTGATCTTCGCGGCCTACGGCTTCGGCGTCATGGCAGGGCTCTACTTCGGCGGGCACGTCTCGGACTACCTCGGGCGCCGCCGCGTGCTGCTGGGCGCGGTGCTCACCGAGCTCGTCTCCTGTCTGATCTTCGTGTTCTTCAAGGACGTCGGCAGCCTGCTGACCGCGCGATTCATCTGTGGTGCCGGCATCGGCGCACTGACGTCGACGGCGACCGCACACCTCGCCGAGCTGCGCGGAATCGGTGCTCCGGGCGAGGACGGTGGCCGCGCGAGCCTGGTCGCGAGCGCGGTCAACACCGGCGGACTGGCACTGGGACCGCTGGTCGGCGGCATACTCACCCAGTGGCTGCCGGATCCGCTGACGCTGCCGTTCGTCGCCTTCCTGGTCGCGCTGGCGCTGGTGGCCGCGATCGCGTTCGTTGCCCCGGAGACCGTTGACTCGCCCACGCCACGGCCGGCATACCGACCGCAACGCGTGAGCGTATCGCCAGAGGTACGAAGCGAATTCATCGCGACTGGGCTGGCGGCGGCAGGGTCGTTCGCCGTGCTGGGGTTCTTCACCTCGCTGACCGGCAGCGTGCTCGGGGAGGTGATGCGCCAGGACTCGCGGTTCGTCACCGGCGCGGTCGTCTTCGGCGCCATGGGTGCGTCGTCGGTCTCCCAGGTAGCGCTGTACGGGCTGCGCCCACGCCCCAAGCTGCAGACCGGCATCGTCCTCATCGTCGCCGGGCTGGTCCTGGTGGCGGTCGGTGCGGTGGCCGCGTCGCTGGCCGTCTTCACCGTCGGCGGCGTGATCGCCGGGGCCGGCATCGGGCTGATCTTCGCGTCCAGCATCGCCGCCGCCAACCGCATGGCGGACCCGGCCGCCCGCGGCGAGACGGTCGCGGGGATGTTCCTCGCGGCATACGCAGGCATCACCCTGCCGGTCATCGCCTGCGGCGTGCTGCTCAGCTGGGTGCCGACAGTCACCCTGGTCGTCAGCTTCGCCACGCTGATCATCGTCGTCGCGGTCGCGTCGACCTGGCAGATGTTGCGCCACACCCACTGACGTCGTCACCGTCCCATGCCAGAGGTGCGCCATGGCTCACCTCTGGCATGGGCCAAGCGCGGGTCAGCGCAGGCGCACGACCTCGAAGCGGTCCTGCGGGTGCGCGATCGCGTCCTGCGACTGGATCAGCTGGATCTCCCGGCTCCCCGCCTGGTGGGTGCGTTCCATGATCGAGAACACCGAATCCGCCGTGTCGGCAAGGGCTTTGG harbors:
- a CDS encoding MFS transporter, which produces MTTAAPDTALTPGGRARHRRAFWLIAVAFAATMSFTTVPTPMYGLYQARDGFPTLMITVIFAAYGFGVMAGLYFGGHVSDYLGRRRVLLGAVLTELVSCLIFVFFKDVGSLLTARFICGAGIGALTSTATAHLAELRGIGAPGEDGGRASLVASAVNTGGLALGPLVGGILTQWLPDPLTLPFVAFLVALALVAAIAFVAPETVDSPTPRPAYRPQRVSVSPEVRSEFIATGLAAAGSFAVLGFFTSLTGSVLGEVMRQDSRFVTGAVVFGAMGASSVSQVALYGLRPRPKLQTGIVLIVAGLVLVAVGAVAASLAVFTVGGVIAGAGIGLIFASSIAAANRMADPAARGETVAGMFLAAYAGITLPVIACGVLLSWVPTVTLVVSFATLIIVVAVASTWQMLRHTH
- the ppk2 gene encoding polyphosphate kinase 2, which translates into the protein MSETEIELPAVRGDAWKAGYPYDTKMTRKEYERLKRDLQIELLKMQAWVKETGQKVVVVFEGRDAAGKGGAIKRFTEHLNPRGATVVALEKPTEREQSAWYFQRYVTHLPSAGEIVFFDRSWYNRAGVERVMGYCTNSQYDEFMRSCPHLEQMWVNSGIRLIKFWFSVGRQEQITRFDRRATDPVKQWKLSPTDLASLDKWNAYTQAKEAMFEHTDTAWAPWTVIKSNDKKRGRIEAIRYVLDTLPYPGKDRAVIGYPDPKVVGSAKQILDEGEDGFQGGYRSGR